GTCAGCCTCCTTCTCCGGGATGATCTGAACGCCGGCGACAAGGGGCTGGTCGATGGGCTTTCCGATCTGGGAGAGGAGACGGACGTACATCTCGGTGATCCCGTCGACCTTCATGCAGGCCTCCTGTGCGATCTCGGTGGCGAGGAGATTGTAAATCTTCCCGATATGGTTGATCGGGTTCTTCCCGCTTGCAGCCTCCATGCTCATCGGCCGGTTCGGGGTGATGAGCCCGTTGATCCGGTTGCCACGCCCGACGGAGCCGTCATCCCCCATCTCTGCGGAGGTGCCGTTTACGGTGAGGAAGATGCTGTTATTTTTGATGTCATCGGCAGTGTTTACGGCAACCTCGACCTTCCTGCCGGTGTGCTTCCGGGCAACTGCCTTGAGCTCCTCCTGCATGAGGGCGGTCATGTTGACATAGTCGTCCATGGATGAGCAGTACCGGTCCACCATTGCCGAGGCGATGGTGAAGGTCATCTGGTCGCCGTTTCGGAGTCCCATGATCTTGATGTCATAGCCGATCATCGGATGCTTTGGGCGAAGCGTATCAGCGATCTCCTGGTTCATGGCGAGGATAATCTGTTCGACCTCGGAGAAGGGGGCATGTCCGACACCAAACGAGGTGTCATTGGCACGCGGGATCGGGCTGGCTCCTGATGGCTTGAAGACATCCCGGAGATCGGTTGAACCATCCCCCATCCTGCAGTCCACAATGATGTCCCGGTCCATGTTCAGGGTCGGGAGGGTCTCTGCAATATACTTCCGTGCTGCCTCGACAGAGATTGCATCGGTCGGGATGACATGGCCTTCAAACTGTTTGGTTGCCCTGCCTGTCAGGAGGAGATAGATCGGCCGGACGATCTTTCCGCCGCCAAACGAGGGGATGGAGGCACCTGCAACGACCTCGCCCTGATCGGTGTTATGGTGGAGGACACCGTCGCAGCGGTCTTCGTACTCCTGGCAGAGTGCCCGGCTGACCGCTTCGGCGACGCCATCGGCGATGCTGTCGGGGTGGCCGATACACTTGCGCTCGACGAGTTCGATCTGCTGCTCTTCAATCGGTGTCTGGTCCAGGGATACAACATTGATGGTGCGTTTCATAAAAAGCCTCATTTGTGGGTCATCTTGTACTGAATACTGGGAAAATGACCTTTATTCTACTATTACCCCGCCGAGTGACAAATAGCTTCTGCCTTACTCCCCGAGATCCGGGATATGGTACAAAAGCAGTCTGGGAGCTTGTCGTGCAATCTGTTGGAGTACCTCCTTGTATGGAGGCTATGTCCTTCGTATTGGCTCTCTTTTTAGGAATCAGAGGTTATATATCCCGTATTGTAGCAGATTCCACAGCATTGTCCGTCTGTACCTTCATTCATTACAGGCAGGTGCGCAGGTTCTTTGACCCCTTCTGCTCTTCCTCGCATATTCCTGCATCTGGATCGACCAAGAAGGGGGCTACCGGTCCCTGGCTATGATGAACGAGAGCTTCTCACCATCGGGTATCGTAAGGATGAGATGGTGTGCATAGGCCGCTGCGAGGAGGGAGCCGATGGTATTTGCA
This DNA window, taken from Methanocalculus alkaliphilus, encodes the following:
- a CDS encoding methionine adenosyltransferase — translated: MKRTINVVSLDQTPIEEQQIELVERKCIGHPDSIADGVAEAVSRALCQEYEDRCDGVLHHNTDQGEVVAGASIPSFGGGKIVRPIYLLLTGRATKQFEGHVIPTDAISVEAARKYIAETLPTLNMDRDIIVDCRMGDGSTDLRDVFKPSGASPIPRANDTSFGVGHAPFSEVEQIILAMNQEIADTLRPKHPMIGYDIKIMGLRNGDQMTFTIASAMVDRYCSSMDDYVNMTALMQEELKAVARKHTGRKVEVAVNTADDIKNNSIFLTVNGTSAEMGDDGSVGRGNRINGLITPNRPMSMEAASGKNPINHIGKIYNLLATEIAQEACMKVDGITEMYVRLLSQIGKPIDQPLVAGVQIIPEKEADFAALSRDVEEIVNERLANITSITEKVIKGELKTF